ACAACATAGCCAGTCAGATATTTAAGAGCAGCAGCCCTGCCGCTGTTTACAACTCCGTCTACTACATCAGGAGACAATCCAATTCCGAACCATTTCAGCTCATAGGCATAATAAATAAATACCGTGAAACTCAGACCAAGGGTAATCCAGACAAAAGACCAGCCCATGGCTTCCCTGAAGCTTACGACATGGGCATTTCTGTGAAATATCCCGAGATCAAGGGCAAGAATTACAAAGACCAGACATAAAAAGCAAATCCACAACCAGATCAAACGAAAATCTCCAAATTAATTTTGATGGTTTATCCTGATAAAAAAAAATGAATTTTATCAGGTCAAAAAAACTTTTTATATTAATACAGCTCAATCAATTATGACAAGGTCGCAAAAAGTCCTATTGCCGTCATTCAGGCACAGGCCGGAATCCAGAAGTAGCTGAAATTACAGGATGCCGGATCAAGTCCAGTATGACGCCGATGCCTTTTTTTGACTTTTTGCGAGTTCATCAATGATGAATACCTTATTAATAAATATCAGAAAAATAATTCTAAAAAATGAGGTTCAGTTCACATCTCATTCTTAAAAGCGATTGTAATGCACAGATTAATTATATCAAGGCTGTTTCGGCTGCTTTTGCAATTATTTCATAAATCATACAGATTTCTTCCTCGGAGGTGCAGTAAGGTGGAAGAATATAAACCACATTGCCCAGAGGCCTCAAAAGAAAGCCCTTCTCAGTGAAAAAACTTTTAAGTATTGGCCCTATCGAGCTGAGATATCCAGAATCCCCGTAAAAATCAACCGAAGCTATTGTTCCGCAAATCCTGAATCTTGTAAGATTTTCATATTTTCTAAGGCTCTCCATTTCTTTCTTATGGATATTCTCGATTCTTCTGAAACTGTTCTCATTTTCAGAAAGCAGCCCGAATGAAGCAACTGCCGCTGCGCATCCAAGAGGATTGGCCGTGTATGAATGTCCGTGATAAAGAGCCTTTGCAGCGTCATCATCATAAAATGATTCATAAACTTCTTCACTTGCCACAGTAACTGCAAGGGGAAGAAAACCGCCTGTAATGCCTTTTGAAAGGCAGATTATATCAGGTTCAGTACCTGATTTTATGCAGGCAAACCATTCTCCGAGCCTTCCGAAACCTGTCATAACCTCGTCATAGATCATCAGAACATCGTGCTTTTTCAAAATATCCTGGAGCTTTTTCATGAATTCGGGCCTGCACATATTCATCCCTGACGCGCCCTGAACAAGGGGTTCCGCAATCATTGCTGAATATTTGCCGGAATTTTCCGATAGAAGATTTTCAAGATATGAAATGGAGGCGGCTTCTTTTTCCAGAATTTCTGAATCATCCGACCATGTCGATGGAAAAGGAACGCGATCCACATCAAATAAAAGCTCGTTAAACGGATCATTAAAAACAGATCTCGAACCTGAACTCATGGCTCCGAAGGTGTCGCCATGATATGCGCCCTCAAATGCAAGAAAGGATGTTCTTGTTTGAACCCCCTTGTTCTTCCAGTATTGAAATGCCATCTTGAGCGCCACTTCGACAGCAGTTGATCCGTTATCAGAGTAAAAAACCCTTTTGAGGTTATCAGGAAGCTTTGTAAGAATGAGCCTCGCCAATTTTTCAGCTGGTTCGTGGGTAAACCCGGCAGAGATGACCTGCTCAAGCTCCTTGGCCTGCCTGTATATGGCCTCAGCTATTTCAGGACAGGCGTGGCCGTGGATATTGACCCACCAGCTCGAAATACAGTCCAGAATCTTTTCACCATTTTCAAGATAAAGCCAGGAACCCTTGCCTGACTTTACTTTCAAAGGCTCAGGAGCTGTCTTCATCTGGGTATATGGCATCCAGACAGGCGATTTTGCTTTATCCATTAAAAAACCTCTCATAGATTTCAATAAGCACAGATTTGTTTATCACTGGGACCGGCTCAATTTCCGCTACCACCCTCACCTGCCCCAGTCTTTCTATGGATTCTCTGTTCTCTGGATTAACAGGGCCGTTCATTACGACTCCTATTATCTCAAGGCCACTTCTTTTCAGCGTATCCAGTGTAAGAAGAGTATGATTGATGGTTCCAAGACCGCTTCTTGCAACAACAAGAACAGGCAGGCAGAATTTCCTCATTAGATCCAGCATAACAAAATCTGCGTTTAATGGAACCATTACGCCTCCGGCTCCTTCAATTACAAGTAATTCTTTATTATTCGGAAGATTAATCAGATCAGGATCAATGGATATTCCGTCAAGTTCGGCTGATATGTGCGGAGAAAGCGGAGAATTAAGCCTGTAGGCCTCTTTCAGAAAATGTGTGTCAGGCAAACCTGTAACAGATCTGACCCATTCAGTATCAGTCATATCTTCCAGACCGCTCTGTATCGGTTTCCAGTAATATCCGTTTCTCCCGGCTGTAATTACCGCAGAAACAAACGTCTTGCCTATTCCTGTATCTGTTCCTGTTATAAAGATTTTTTCAGGAAGAATCATAAATCCTGCTTGATGATATTGGTGATTCTATTAGGACTCCAGAGTCCATGATAAGCCGGTAATACTCAATAACAAGCCTGTTTCAGCATGAAAACAAATAACAAAAAAATAACATAAAGCATATTTTTCTGTTATTGTCATTTCTCAAAAAAAATCAAGAGACAGCATTTCTGATTTACTATGGTTCACAAAGGCTTTGCTTAATCAGGCAAGCCAATAACATAATGGACTAACATAATGAAAATACACATAAAAGCGTTCAAGTATGCCGCAAAAGCATCCATTTTGGTTTCAATGCTTCTTTTTTCAGGCATATCAGGAGCAGTATGTATTGCTGATGATGACATGGACTGGGAGAGAAACAAAAGTCATTATAATGAAAATACTGGAAGATCCGGTTATATAGGCCCAAGAATCAACGGCGGAATATTTGCTGGTGATGATTTTTCAAATTACTGCAGTGCCGGGCTTGCCTTTGGATACGATATTGACGCAAAACAGAGCATTGAGCTGGATTTTGCATTAGCCAAGGTTGAAACAGACGGAGACGGCCCTGTGACAAGTCTTTTCAGGGATGATCCCCAGATTCTTATAGCAGCGATCAATTACAGGTATTTCTTCACACCAAGACACAGCTTCCCTGGATTATATTTTCTCTCAGGCCTTGCGTACAATGGCATATACTGGGATTATAAAGAAGGAGTCAATGATTCCACAGGTGCAAGGATAACAAGTGATGATATAGACGGTACCGAAATAAGCGCGGGACTCGGCATGACTTTCTTTTCAGTAAAAAACATAGATTTCAGATTCGAAATCATCCCGTCTATTATTTTATGGGATGACAAAACAGATAATGATCTGGATCACAATTTTAATCCCTCACGCCTTGTAAAATTCAAAATTGGCTGTGATTTTTACATACCGGAATAATGTATTCATAACATCTTGAAACTTTACCAATAAACATTCAGGAGATCTCATTAAAATGCGTTTTCTTAAATTCTTTTTTAAAATAATAATATGGCTTTTAATGGCCCTGATGTCAGTCTGGGGATGTTTTGCAATCTTTTACTCAAATCTCCCTCAAAATCTGGGCATGACAGGAGCAGCAATATTTGCTATTTTCTGTATAACTTGCCTGACTTTTGGCTTTGCCAAAAAGAAAACCAGAATTTTATTTTTTGCAGTATTTGCAGTTCTCGTAATCTGGTGGATGATGATCCCCCCTTCAAACACCAGAAACTGGCAGCCTGACGTGGCTGTTCTTCCCTGGGCAGAGTTCAATGGCAATCTTGTGACCATCCATAATATCAGAAATTGCGAATACAGAACAGAAACTGACTACACCCCCAAATATTACGACAAAACATTTGATACCTCCAAAATAACAGGGGCAGATTTTTACATGGTTTACTGGGGATCGCCGATGATAGCCCATACAATGCTTAGTTTCGGATTTGAAGGAGGAGACCAGGTCTGCTTTTCCATAGAAACAAGAAAGGAAGTCGGAGAGGAGTATTCTGCCGTTAAAGGATTCTTCAAGCAGTACGAGCTGACATACGTTGTTGCAGATGAAAGGGATCTTGTAAGACTCAGAACCAATTTCAGAAACGAGGACGTTTACCTCTACAGACCCAAAACAACCAAGGATATGGCCAGAAAAGTTTTCCTCGACTACCTGAAAGAAGTGAATGATCTTAAAGAAAAGCCCGAATGGTATAATGCCCTTACGAGCAACTGTACTACAAACATCAGAAAACATACTAAACCATATTCCGGAAATGCGGTTGTGGACTGGAGAATGCTTGTGAACGGATATCTTGATCAGATGCTTTACGAAAGAGGAGCAATGGGTTCTGATCTCCCATTCCAGGAATTTAAAAAAAGAAGCTATATCAATGAAAAGGCAAAACCACTTAACGACAACCCAGAATTTTCCAGACTGATTCGTGTTGGTCTGCCTTAAAGGAACCGGAAACCCATGAAATCTTGCAAAGCATCAGTATTAGGCTTGTCTATTTCTTTAGCATTTTTAGTAATCATGTCGGGATGTGCCACTCCGATTGGAGTTAGACCACAGTCTCCGTCTGATTCATACATGAGCAACATGTCCAGCCCATTGAGCGCTGGGCCTCCAAGTAATACCACGACAATAGTTCTGCACAGATTTGACCTTGTGGACCTGTTTGAAAAAGATCCTGCTTCAGCAATTAAAACTCTTCACGATAAAGCGATTAAGGATCAGAGAAGGGATATCGTGTTTGCTCTTGCAGAGCTTTCATATTTCTATGGAGATCAACTCGATAATAGCCTGGATTCTGAAAAGAAGAACAAAGCTCCTGAATATTTCCTGCTCTCTGCAATATACTCATATACTGCAATCCTTGACAAAAGATACGACCCGGTTCCAAATCTTCTTGATCATAGAGTAAGAAGGGCCTGTGATCTTTATAATTACTCGCTCTGGAGAGGTTTTACAATAAATGGGGATGAGGGGCTTGAAATAAAGGATGGAACCAGAAAACTTCCATTTGGACAGGCAACAATATCAACCAATGTCTCCCACTTCCCATGGGAACTTGATAAAATCGAAAAATTTGAGCCTGTGGACAAATACTCTGTATATGGCCTAAGCGTACGAAACAGGTTCAATGGGATTGGTCTTCCAATGGTAGCCTTAAAACCTTCTCAGGAATCGCCTGTGGGCAGCCAGGTACTCCCTGCGACCGCATTCCTGAGAATTGAAAGTAATCTGGAAAATATTGAGACCAACGATTTCAAGGCATCTCTTGAACTCTATTCATCCTATGATGATGTTTCAGTAAAGGTTAATGACCGGGAAATACCCCTTGAAATTGATACAACCACTCCGGTCGCATACAAACTAACGGACAACTCCATATGGTCATTTGGAACTGATCTTTTCCTCGGCAAATTTCAGAATGTTCCAAACAAACTTTATAAATTCCAGCCTTATAATCCTGATAGAATTCCTGTTGTATTTGTACATGGGACGTTCAGCAGTCCTGTATGGTGGGCCGAGATGATAAACACCCTTAATGGCGACCCTGTTCTCAGAAAAAAATATCAATTCTGGTACTTCTTTTACAACAGCAGCAAACTCATAACAAATTCAGCCGCAGACTTAAGGTCAGAGCTTATAAGAAATGTCAAAAAATACGATCCTGAAAACAAATCAAAGACCTTAAACCAGATGGTTGTAATAGGACACAGTCAGGGAGGCCTTCTCACCAAAATGACCGCAATTGACAGCAAGGACAAACTTCTCAAGACGGTTCTCAAAGGCGATATTGACAAGCTCAACGCAAGCGAGGACATTAAAAATATAATCAAAAAAAACCTCGTATTTGATCATCTCCCGTTTGTAAAAAGAACTGTTTTCATATCAACTCCGCACAGAGGAAGTTTCCTTAGCCAGTCACTCGTAAGAACTCTTGTACGTAAATTAATCAATTTCCCGGACACCAT
This portion of the Desulforegula conservatrix Mb1Pa genome encodes:
- the bioA gene encoding adenosylmethionine--8-amino-7-oxononanoate transaminase — translated: MDKAKSPVWMPYTQMKTAPEPLKVKSGKGSWLYLENGEKILDCISSWWVNIHGHACPEIAEAIYRQAKELEQVISAGFTHEPAEKLARLILTKLPDNLKRVFYSDNGSTAVEVALKMAFQYWKNKGVQTRTSFLAFEGAYHGDTFGAMSSGSRSVFNDPFNELLFDVDRVPFPSTWSDDSEILEKEAASISYLENLLSENSGKYSAMIAEPLVQGASGMNMCRPEFMKKLQDILKKHDVLMIYDEVMTGFGRLGEWFACIKSGTEPDIICLSKGITGGFLPLAVTVASEEVYESFYDDDAAKALYHGHSYTANPLGCAAAVASFGLLSENENSFRRIENIHKKEMESLRKYENLTRFRICGTIASVDFYGDSGYLSSIGPILKSFFTEKGFLLRPLGNVVYILPPYCTSEEEICMIYEIIAKAAETALI
- the bioD gene encoding dethiobiotin synthase gives rise to the protein MILPEKIFITGTDTGIGKTFVSAVITAGRNGYYWKPIQSGLEDMTDTEWVRSVTGLPDTHFLKEAYRLNSPLSPHISAELDGISIDPDLINLPNNKELLVIEGAGGVMVPLNADFVMLDLMRKFCLPVLVVARSGLGTINHTLLTLDTLKRSGLEIIGVVMNGPVNPENRESIERLGQVRVVAEIEPVPVINKSVLIEIYERFFNG
- a CDS encoding Lnb N-terminal periplasmic domain-containing protein, whose product is MRFLKFFFKIIIWLLMALMSVWGCFAIFYSNLPQNLGMTGAAIFAIFCITCLTFGFAKKKTRILFFAVFAVLVIWWMMIPPSNTRNWQPDVAVLPWAEFNGNLVTIHNIRNCEYRTETDYTPKYYDKTFDTSKITGADFYMVYWGSPMIAHTMLSFGFEGGDQVCFSIETRKEVGEEYSAVKGFFKQYELTYVVADERDLVRLRTNFRNEDVYLYRPKTTKDMARKVFLDYLKEVNDLKEKPEWYNALTSNCTTNIRKHTKPYSGNAVVDWRMLVNGYLDQMLYERGAMGSDLPFQEFKKRSYINEKAKPLNDNPEFSRLIRVGLP
- a CDS encoding esterase/lipase family protein; protein product: MKSCKASVLGLSISLAFLVIMSGCATPIGVRPQSPSDSYMSNMSSPLSAGPPSNTTTIVLHRFDLVDLFEKDPASAIKTLHDKAIKDQRRDIVFALAELSYFYGDQLDNSLDSEKKNKAPEYFLLSAIYSYTAILDKRYDPVPNLLDHRVRRACDLYNYSLWRGFTINGDEGLEIKDGTRKLPFGQATISTNVSHFPWELDKIEKFEPVDKYSVYGLSVRNRFNGIGLPMVALKPSQESPVGSQVLPATAFLRIESNLENIETNDFKASLELYSSYDDVSVKVNDREIPLEIDTTTPVAYKLTDNSIWSFGTDLFLGKFQNVPNKLYKFQPYNPDRIPVVFVHGTFSSPVWWAEMINTLNGDPVLRKKYQFWYFFYNSSKLITNSAADLRSELIRNVKKYDPENKSKTLNQMVVIGHSQGGLLTKMTAIDSKDKLLKTVLKGDIDKLNASEDIKNIIKKNLVFDHLPFVKRTVFISTPHRGSFLSQSLVRTLVRKLINFPDTILKGTQEVYGILRDDVKRQWEGKIPTSVDAMSPDDPLLNAIADLPLAPGIKGNSIIAIKDDGDPKLGNDGVVEYKSAHLEGMESEFIARSSHSCQDKPSTIEEVRRILLKHLEENGTKP